Proteins encoded in a region of the Scatophagus argus isolate fScaArg1 chromosome 1, fScaArg1.pri, whole genome shotgun sequence genome:
- the LOC124064518 gene encoding aggrecan core protein-like yields the protein MDPEDVLSVSIPLEEPQRPLLGGTLLLPCYFEDHTVPDPGAPTITPFSHRIKWSLVTKEKVTTVLVALEGQVRISERYLDRVHLVAYPMTPTDASIKISELRSSDSGVYRCEVQHGIEDDHDIVHVQVQGMVFHYRAIMGRYSLTFEKAKAACTQNSAIMASPEQLQAAFDDGFHQCDAGWLSDYTVRYPIHDPRVNCYGDKEELPGVRTYGVRDLNETYDVYCFAEKMAGRVFYTASAEKFTFSEAVLACSNQGAQLATTGQLYLAWQGGMDVCNAGWLGDRSVRYPINIRRPQCGGGLLGVRTVYLHTNQTGYPLPESRYDAFCYTESPDEEGSGILEEGSGVLSVATVTQSPEVFFRRTTTESEAVGEVETQQPTVVVYTESPTELPLPEPPNVTEFVTDVIEAATARPDIGREPSKGFVMPPTGVVFHYRSRSSRYAFTFVEAQLACQSVGASIATPEQLQAAYEAEYHQCDAGWLQDQTVRYPIISPREKCAGDLGDQPGVRSYGLRPADERYDVYCYTDGLKGEVFHVASAEGFTYDEAASSCQEQNALLASTGELYAAWKMGFDKCRAGWLVDRSVRYPINNPRAECGAGKSGVHTVYTHPNQTSYPELDARFDAYCFRADLLLIANETGLNVTDIQEAFLNITSITDLLRPAVPSILSPIPVETSGSGSGSADFGLGSASGDPSGDLSGSGDISGSGDMHGSGDLSGSGDMSGSGGLPGSGDMSGSGDMYGSGDPSGSGDLSGSGDMSGSGGLPGSGDMSCSGDMYGSGDPSGSGDLSGSGDLAGSTSAELPSGASGFSSTEASGSALSGEGSGITVIFSGTDSIVSGEGSVSGTLQEAGEGSTGIFLFPSSEVGSGVLSGSGDLDLSGSGFSSAESGSSFDSSGESEQFSGMPSGFITSQDFSGFSGLPSGFSGSASGQSGEFSSGRSGDAQILLIDGELIDASTPISHKEYEFGGGQLAFSGSGDISGSGILSGDLSGSASGSGSGFFSGVTFMGSGFTDLTGSSSGEQEASGFLLYSSGQGSGEHLSGFGSLSFISGSGSGMSGSGASALESSTSGEEGSVTFLSGDFMTEASGDNTLSMELGQGSVEYSEERSGSNSGIYSGSGDNRLFTAGGTSGASSGDLPQVVLPSPSSQWAPTESTTGPEEALSGAEPSPTSGPMLAPAGLSAPPTAATPASVGAPGIAAETESVEGKFNPCDPNPCGTGACAVEDGLALCHEVDVCHSNPCANGATCVESADSYKCLCLPSYGGERCEIDEQQCEDGWTKFQGNCYLHFSDRETWLDAEQRCRDLNAHLVSIITPEEQHFVNANAQDYQWIGLNDKTVENDFRWTDGTPLQYLNWRPNQPDNYFNTGEDCVVMIWHENGQWNDVPCNYHLPFTCKKGPVSCGAPPEVENAHMFGNRREEYPVNSIIRYQCNPGFAQRHPPVVRCKADGRWEEPQVQCTDVKARRRIERRSSKRAAAGGKLH from the exons ATGG ACCCAGAGGACGTGCTGAGTGTGAGCATACCTCTGGAGGAGCCACAGCGCCCTCTCCTGGGAGGAACGCTGCTGCTACCATGTTACTTTGAG GACCACACTGTCCCAGACCCAGGGGCTCCCACCATCACTCCCTTCTCTCATCGCATCAAATGGAGCCTCGTCACCAAAGAAAAAGTTACGACAGTCCTGGTGGCCTTGGAAGGACAGGTGCGTATCAGCGAGCGCTACCTGGATAGAGTTCATCTGGTGGCCTACCCCATGACTCCTACAGACGCTAGCATCAAGATCTCTGAGCTGCGGTCCAGTGACTCGGGGGTCTACCGCTGTGAGGTTCAGCATGGCATCGAAGACGACCACGACATCGTCCACGTGCAGGTTCAAG GTATGGTGTTTCACTACCGGGCCATCATGGGTCGCTACAGTTTGACCTTTGAAAAGGCAAAGGCAGCGTGTACCCAGAACAGCGCCATCATGGCTTCGCCTGAGCAGCTTCAAGCAGCCTTCGATGATGGATTCCACCAGTGCGATGCCGGCTGGCTGTCCGACTATACAGTCAG GTATCCAATTCACGATCCTCGTGTGAACTGCTATGGTGACAAAGAAGAACTGCCTGGTGTCAGGACATACGGAGTAAGAGACCTCAATGAGACTTATGATGTCTACTGCTTCGCTGAGAAGATGGCAG GCAGAGTTTTCTACACCGCTTCTGCAGAAAAGTTCACCTTCTCTGAGGCTGTGTTGGCTTGCTCTAATCAGGGAGCTCAGTTGGCCACTACTGGTCAGCTGTACCTGGCCTGGCAGGGTGGGATGGATGTCTGCAACGCCGGCTGGCTGGGAGACAGGAGCGTCCGTTACCCCATCAACATTCGTCGGCCACAGTGTGGAGGTGGTCTGTTGGGGGTCCGAACTGTTTACCTACACACAAACCAGACCGGATACCCTCTTCCTGAGTCCCGCTACGATGCCTTCTGCTACACAG AGTCCCCTGATGAGGAAGGTTCAGGCATCTTAGAAGAGGGCAGTGGTGTGCTGAGCGTTGCCACAGTGACGCAGAGTCCAGAGGTGTTCTTCAGGAGGACGACCACGGAGAGCGAGGCGGTTGGTGAGGTGGAGACTCAGCAGCCTACCGTCGTGGTCTACACAGAGAGCCCCACCGAACTGCCGCTTCCTGAGCCACCAAACGTCACTGAGTTTGTCACTGACGTGATAGAGGCAGCCACCGCCCGCCCCGACATAGGCAGGGAGCCCAGCAAAGGCTTCGTGATGCCTCCAACTG GTGTGGTCTTCCACTATCGCTCACGCTCAAGCCGCTACGCCTTCACCTTCGTCGAGGCCCAGCTGGCCTGTCAGAGTGTCGGAGCTTCCATAGCCACACcagagcagctgcaggcagCATATGAAGCTGAATATCACCAGTGTGATGCAGGATGGTTACAGGACCAGACTGTAAG GTACCCAATTATTTCACCTCGAGAGAAATGTGCTGGAGATCTGGGGGATCAACCCGGAGTTCGATCTTATGGTTTGAGGCCAGCAGATGAAAGATATGATGTGTACTGCTACACTGACGGGCtcaaag GTGAGGTTTTCCATGTGGCCTCTGCTGAGGGTTTCACATATGATGAGGCTGCTTCTAGCTGTCAAGAGCAGAACGCCCTACTGGCCTCGACTGGAGAGCTCTACGCAGCCTGGAAAATGGGTTTCGACAAGTGCCGTGCTGGCTGGCTTGTGGATCGTAGTGTCCGGTATCCCATCAACAACCCCCGTGCTGAGTGTGGAGCTGGGAAATCAGGAGTACACACTGTGTACACTCACCCCAACCAGACAAGCTACCCTGAACTTGATGCCAGATTTGATGCATACTGTTTCAGAG CTGACCTTCTGCTTATTGCAAATGAAACTGGACTAAACGTCACAGATATCCAGGAGGCCTTCCTTAACATAACATCAATCACTGATCTGTTGAGGCCTG CGGTTCCTTCCATCCTCTCTCCCATCCCTGTGGAGACTTCTGGCTCTGGATCAGGCTCAGCAGACTTTGGCTTAGGGTCTGCCTCAGGGGATCCCTCTGGAGACTTGTCTGGTTCTGGAGACATTTCTGGTTCTGGAGACATGCATGGCTCTGGAGATCTGTCTGGCTCTGGAGACATGTCTGGTTCTGGAGGTCTGCCTGGCTCTGGAGACATGTCCGGTTCTGGAGACATGTATGGCTCTGGAGATCCGTCTGGCTCTGGAGATCTGTCTGGCTCTGGAGACATGTCTGGTTCTGGAGGTCTGCCTGGCTCTGGAGACATGTCCTGTTCTGGAGACATGTATGGCTCTGGAGATCCGTCTGGCTCCGGAGATCTGTCTGGCTCTGGAGACCTGGCTGGCAGTACAAGTGCTGAGTTGCCCAGTGGAGCATCAGGTTTCAGCAGTACAGAAGCTTCTGGATCAGCTCTTAGTGGAGAAGGATCTGGCATTACAGTTATTTTTTCAGGCACCGACAGCATTGTCTCTGGAGAGGGTTCAGTTTCAGGAACACTCCAAGAAGCTGGAGAGGGAAGCACAGGGATCTTTCTCTTCCCTTCATCTGAAGTAGGCTCTGGGGTGCTCAGTGGTAGCGGGGATCTGGATCTGTCTGGATCTGGTTTCAGCTCTGCTGAGAGTGGCTCTTCCTTTGACAGCTCTGGGGAAAGTGAACAATTTTCTGGCATGCCATCCGGTTTTATTACCAGCCAGGACTTTTCTGGATTCAGTGGCCTGCCATCAGGATTTTCTGGTAGTGCGAGTGGACAGTCAGGAGAATTTTCAAGTGGAAGAAGTGGAGACGCTCAGATCTTATTAATAGATGGTGAACTGATAGATGCATCCACCCCTATTAGCCACAAGGAGTATGAGTTTGGTGGAGGCCAACTGGCATTCAGTGGCTCTGGAGACATTTCAGGATCCGGGATTCTGAGTGGTGATCTCAGTGGTTCAGCCTCTGGAAGTGGTTCTGGGTTCTTCTCAGGTGTGACCTTCATGGGGTCAGGGTTCACTGACCTTACAGGATCATCCTCTGGAGAGCAGGAGGCCTCTGGGTTTTTACTCTACAGCTCTGGACAGGGAAGTGGGGAACATTTGTCTGGATTTGGAAGTTTGAGTTTCATCTCTGGGTCTGGATCAGGAATGTCTGGATCAGGAGCATCTGCACTGGAGTCTTCAACAAGTGGAGAAGAAGGCAGTGTTACATTTTTGAGTGGGGATTTTATGACAGAGGCATCCGGAGACAATACTCTGTCTATGGAGCTTGGACAGGGCTCAGTGGAGTACAGTGAAGAAAGAAGTGGCAGCAACAGTGGCATCTACTCTGGCAGCGGAGACAACCGCTTGTTCACAGCCGGTGGCACTTCAGGAGCTTCCTCTGGAGATCTGCCACAGGTGGTGCTGCCCTCTCCATCCAGTCAGTGGGCACCGACCGAGAGCACCACAGGACCAGAGGAGGCCCTCAGCGGGGCTGAACCGTCACCGACCTCTGGCCCTATGCTTGCCCCTGCAGGACTGTCTGCTCCTCCCACTGCAGCTACACCAGCCTCTGTTGGGGCTCCTGGCATTGCTGCAGAAACTGAGTCAGTGGAGG GTAAATTTAACCCATGTGACCCCAACCCCTGTGGCACTGGTGCATGTGCAGTAGAGGACGGGCTCGCCCTCTGCCATG AGGTAGATGTGTGCCATTCCAACCCTTGTGCCAATGGAGCCACCTGTGTGGAGAGCGCAGACTCTTACAAATGCTTATGCCTGCCCAGCTACGGAGGGGAACGCTGTGAGATCG ATGAGCAGCAGTGTGAAGACGGTTGGACTAAGTTTCAGGGGAACTGCTACCTGCACTTCTCTGATAGAGAGACGTGGCTGGACGCAGAGCAGCGCTGCCGGGACCTGAACGCCCACCTGGTCAGCATAATCACCCCCGAGGAGCAGCACTTTGTCAACG CAAACGCACAAGACTACCAGTGGATCGGCCTGAATGACAAGACAGTAGAGAACGACTTCCGCTGGACAGATGGGACGCCGCTG CAATACCTGAACTGGAGGCCGAACCAGCCAGATAACTACTTCAACACCGGAGAGGACTGTGTGGTGATGATCTGGCACGAGAACGGCCAGTGGAACGACGTGCCCTGCAACTACCACCTGCCGTTTACCTGCAAGAAAGGCCCAG TGTCCTGCGGCGCCCCGCCAGAGGTGGAGAACGCCCACATGTTTGGCAACAGGAGGGAGGAGTACCCTGTCAACTCCATCATCCGGTATCAGTGCAACCCAGGGTTCGCACAGCGCCACCCTCCAGTGGTTCGCTGTAAGGCAGACGGGCGGTGGGAGGAGCCACAGGTGCAATGTACCGACG TGAAAGCAAGAAGAAGAATAGAACGAAGGAGCAGCAAGAGGGCAGCAGCTGGCGGCAAACTTcactaa